A region from the Acidobacteriota bacterium genome encodes:
- a CDS encoding M12 family metallo-peptidase, translating to MSVPSTRTFGLLLVAVLALGAPAGSPLSAFRSRDIRGILFAASSQPAAQARPADPTVIRSRLVTIDLGALQAARPVDPGAAAGPSLLINLFDDLAYNAVVDRIDPAVGGFTWVGHIPGHDLSTVTLATVDGVVAGGIVMPEAAYTIRYVGGGVHEVAQIDQANFLPEANPIAVSVGRTAAAAAPRDPAAAGDSGATIDVMVLYTPAAAAEAGGTSGIRALINQGVSDANTSYANSGITQRLNAVYVGEVEYTESPYVSGDTNTGMERDLDNLQGGAGALSGVAGLRDGYGADLVSLIIRRATDWCGMGYMMDSVGLYFERYAFNVVDRSCIPGFTLAHELGHNMGAQHDWYMDNSTTPYSYAHGYVDTRNRFRTVMAYNFACTKDLGFSCTRLLYWSNPAIMSPGANGSAPMGIPGGTKTDCPTGDASNMSCDADDHQALNNTAFTVANFRQAASPSGPAITSQPGSQTVTAGSTATFAASASGNPSPTVRWQVSTDGGGSWNDIGGATAATYALVAGFGDSGKQYRAVFTNFMGSAATSAATLTVRTPPSITLHPSDATARAGGSVSFSAAASSSPAPTVQWQISTNGGATFTDLTGATATTYTFVAAAADHNNRYRAVFTSDGGSTPTNAATLTISGQITLDPSPLLFAASKNGAGRAIAFVTPAQTVSVSGISTAWTATAGQAWLQVTGGSGTGAGQFTVSIVNPADIIAGSTLLSGTITVSTLTTPASSASIPVTLRISLPGTTGAPFGAFDTPTDGTAGMQGSFAVTGWALDDLGIDHVEIWRDLVAGEDPAHAYTTDPSHPAYGKVFIANPLFVQGARPDVEAAYPTFPQSYRSGWGYLLLSWGLEGQGNGPYTLYAFAFDQEGHATTLGTKTISVDNAHASKPFGSIDTPAYGETTSGSFFNFGWALTPLGSASCRIDNGGVQVSIDSLPLATAMYGDARSDIAAAFPAFLNSTNASGAYLVDTRQLSNGQHQIGWLVTDSCGRQDGIGSRFFTVLNGGGGARPAVDAGATKARPPSVSADAISVRHGGEVWQAVWPNRGGDRVVEIVQDGRVDIALPHRRSGTFRGYQMVNGQHRPLPLGSSLDTGEGVYYWQPAAGFLGSFDLLFVTPDEAAVAVRVIVGPAVRMAIDVPESDRTVSGPFTVEGWAVDLASENGSGIDTVHVWAYPLDGSAPIWLGVADRGDPRPDVGDVYGAAFSESSYSLNVGNLAPGSYDVVVYPHRARTNAFEGAQIVRIAVR from the coding sequence ATGTCTGTCCCGAGCACGAGGACGTTCGGTCTGCTGCTGGTGGCGGTCCTCGCGCTCGGCGCCCCTGCCGGCTCGCCGTTGTCGGCGTTCCGCTCCCGCGACATTCGTGGAATCCTGTTTGCCGCCTCTTCGCAGCCAGCGGCCCAGGCTCGACCTGCCGATCCCACAGTGATTCGGTCCCGGCTTGTGACCATCGACCTCGGCGCGCTTCAGGCCGCGCGGCCTGTCGATCCTGGCGCCGCGGCTGGCCCGTCCCTTCTGATCAATCTGTTCGACGACCTCGCGTACAACGCTGTCGTGGATCGCATCGATCCCGCTGTCGGGGGCTTCACGTGGGTCGGTCACATCCCTGGCCATGATCTCAGCACGGTGACGCTGGCGACGGTTGACGGTGTGGTCGCCGGGGGCATCGTCATGCCGGAAGCGGCCTACACCATCAGGTACGTCGGGGGCGGCGTCCACGAGGTGGCTCAGATCGATCAGGCGAACTTTCTTCCGGAGGCCAATCCGATCGCCGTGTCCGTCGGTCGCACGGCAGCCGCCGCCGCACCTCGCGATCCGGCTGCCGCGGGAGACAGCGGGGCGACGATCGATGTGATGGTGCTCTACACGCCTGCGGCGGCAGCGGAGGCCGGCGGCACGAGCGGCATTCGTGCGCTGATCAATCAGGGGGTCAGTGACGCGAACACCTCGTATGCGAACAGCGGGATCACGCAGCGACTCAACGCGGTGTATGTCGGTGAGGTGGAGTACACGGAAAGCCCGTACGTCTCGGGCGACACGAACACGGGAATGGAGCGGGACCTGGACAACCTGCAAGGCGGAGCGGGTGCCTTGAGCGGCGTCGCAGGTCTTCGCGACGGCTACGGGGCCGATCTCGTGTCGTTGATCATCAGAAGGGCGACCGACTGGTGTGGCATGGGTTACATGATGGATTCGGTGGGCTTGTATTTCGAGCGCTATGCGTTCAACGTTGTCGACCGGTCCTGCATCCCCGGCTTCACGCTGGCTCACGAACTCGGCCACAACATGGGGGCCCAGCACGACTGGTACATGGACAACTCGACAACGCCCTACTCGTACGCACATGGCTATGTCGATACCCGGAACCGGTTTCGGACGGTGATGGCCTATAACTTCGCCTGCACCAAGGATCTGGGTTTCAGCTGCACGCGGCTGCTCTACTGGTCGAACCCCGCCATCATGTCCCCTGGCGCGAACGGGAGTGCCCCGATGGGCATTCCCGGCGGCACGAAGACGGACTGCCCGACCGGTGATGCCTCGAACATGTCGTGCGACGCCGACGATCACCAGGCGTTGAACAACACGGCGTTCACCGTCGCGAATTTCCGGCAGGCGGCCTCGCCGTCGGGTCCCGCGATCACCTCCCAGCCGGGCAGCCAGACGGTCACGGCGGGATCGACCGCGACATTTGCGGCGTCGGCAAGTGGCAACCCCTCGCCAACGGTTCGCTGGCAGGTGAGCACGGACGGCGGTGGAAGCTGGAACGACATCGGCGGGGCGACTGCCGCTACGTATGCGCTCGTCGCGGGATTCGGTGATAGCGGCAAGCAGTACCGCGCCGTGTTCACCAACTTCATGGGCAGCGCGGCGACCAGTGCCGCCACGCTGACGGTGAGGACGCCGCCCTCAATCACCCTGCATCCGAGTGATGCGACGGCCCGGGCCGGCGGATCCGTAAGTTTCTCGGCCGCAGCCAGCAGCAGCCCGGCTCCGACGGTGCAGTGGCAGATCAGCACCAACGGCGGAGCGACCTTCACCGACCTGACGGGAGCCACCGCAACCACGTACACGTTTGTTGCGGCTGCCGCCGATCACAACAACCGCTACCGTGCGGTGTTCACCAGTGACGGAGGCAGCACGCCGACCAACGCGGCGACGTTGACGATTTCAGGCCAGATCACGCTCGACCCGTCGCCCCTGCTGTTCGCCGCTTCAAAGAACGGGGCGGGACGGGCGATTGCGTTTGTGACGCCGGCACAAACCGTGAGCGTGTCGGGCATCTCGACGGCGTGGACCGCGACAGCGGGTCAGGCGTGGCTGCAGGTGACGGGCGGGTCTGGAACCGGCGCGGGACAGTTCACCGTGAGCATTGTCAATCCGGCCGACATCATTGCTGGAAGCACGTTGCTGAGCGGGACGATCACGGTATCGACCTTAACGACGCCAGCGTCATCGGCGTCGATTCCGGTGACCTTGAGGATCTCCCTGCCTGGTACGACGGGCGCGCCATTCGGCGCGTTCGACACGCCGACCGATGGAACAGCCGGTATGCAGGGTTCGTTCGCTGTGACGGGCTGGGCGCTCGACGACCTCGGGATCGATCATGTCGAGATCTGGCGCGACCTGGTAGCGGGAGAGGACCCGGCTCATGCCTACACCACCGATCCGTCTCATCCCGCGTACGGCAAGGTGTTCATCGCGAATCCGCTGTTCGTCCAAGGAGCGCGACCAGACGTCGAGGCGGCGTATCCGACATTCCCGCAGTCGTACCGCTCAGGCTGGGGTTACCTGCTGCTGTCGTGGGGGCTCGAAGGTCAGGGGAACGGACCGTACACGCTCTACGCGTTCGCGTTCGACCAGGAAGGCCACGCGACGACGCTCGGGACCAAGACCATCTCCGTGGACAACGCGCATGCGTCCAAACCGTTTGGATCGATTGATACGCCGGCGTACGGGGAAACGACGTCCGGGAGCTTCTTCAACTTCGGCTGGGCCCTGACGCCGCTCGGATCGGCATCGTGCCGAATTGACAACGGCGGTGTGCAGGTGAGCATTGACTCGCTCCCGCTCGCAACCGCCATGTATGGGGACGCGCGCAGTGATATTGCGGCGGCCTTTCCAGCCTTCTTGAATAGCACGAACGCGAGCGGCGCGTACCTGGTCGACACCAGGCAGTTGTCCAATGGCCAGCATCAGATCGGCTGGCTGGTGACCGATAGCTGCGGCCGGCAGGATGGCATCGGCAGCCGGTTCTTCACCGTGCTGAATGGAGGCGGCGGCGCCCGGCCTGCCGTCGATGCGGGCGCGACGAAGGCGCGGCCTCCCTCCGTCAGCGCCGACGCAATCTCGGTTCGGCACGGTGGCGAGGTGTGGCAGGCTGTCTGGCCGAACCGCGGCGGTGACAGAGTGGTCGAAATCGTTCAGGACGGCCGCGTGGACATCGCGCTGCCCCACCGACGATCCGGCACGTTCAGGGGATACCAGATGGTGAACGGGCAGCACCGGCCCTTGCCGCTGGGCTCGTCACTGGACACCGGCGAGGGCGTCTACTACTGGCAGCCCGCCGCCGGTTTTCTTGGCAGTTTCGATCTACTGTTCGTCACGCCCGATGAGGCGGCCGTCGCGGTGCGTGTGATTGTTGGCCCTGCGGTCCGGATGGCCATCGACGTACCGGAATCCGACCGGACAGTGTCGGGGCCCTTCACGGTTGAGGGCTGGGCCGTCGATCTTGCCAGCGAGAACGGGTCGGGAATCGATACAGTGCACGTGTGGGCGTACCCGCTCGACGGATCCGCACCGATATGGCTTGGTGTTGCCGACCGAGGCGATCCCCGCCCTGATGTCGGGGACGTCTACGGAGCGGCCTTCAGTGAGTCGTCGTACAGCCTGAACGTCGGCAACCTGGCGCCTGGTTCCTACGATGTCGTCGTCTATCCTCACCGCGCGCGGACCAACGCGTTTGAAGGCGCGCAGATCGTGCGGATCGCCGTCCGGTAG
- a CDS encoding M12 family metallo-peptidase, whose product MRVILAAVSIFWATGSAIAAGGQQPSAGQSGDQVWQAVSAQARALDARRPDLGGPYSRLRFNKTAFDAIARRAQRQRAARNAVADVILTLPMPDGRYERFRVQESPILAPELAAAFPEFKTYRGQGLDDPAATTRFGWTAAGFHAIILSAGGTVYIDPWARGNLDDYVSFRKADAVRQGARPICMVGDAGHTGQSRGVDTFPITNGDTKRTYVLALAATGEYTAAAGGTKELALARMTTTINRVTGIYERDLSVTLTLKTGTTIDPTALIYLNGSTDPYTNTDAVAMIDENQSNLDAVVGTASYDVGHVFSSAGGGFADVGVICSASFKAKGATGLSNPTGDAFDVDYVAHELGHQFGGDHTFNSTSSDCGGSARSSTHAYEVGSGSTIMAYAGICSPENLQPNSNDQFHVESLNQITAYLTSGAGASCGTTSATGNALPDVSGGSNYTIPKQTPFTLTATGSDADTDPITYQWEEFDLGTASSSVATATTDDGSRPLFRSYLPSSSPTRTFPSLAYILNNANVPPATYLCSSNTCLTGETLAVTNRTMNFQVTARDNHSGGGAVATSRVQVTVTTAAGPFAVTSPNSSVGWTSGAQTVTWIVAGTSASPVSAADVKISLSTDGGITFPTVLTSSTPNTGSAVVAIPDAATTTARIKVEAVGNIFFDISDADFAIVGPPAAPTLTTQPSDQSVAPGGAASFTAAASGNPAPTVMWQVSTDGGSTWTDIAGAASPTYAFTASIADNGKRYQAVFTNSSGSATSNSAELTVYGPATARPSSLSFGAVKAVGSATLSSQTPAQTVVLTFSIASSVWTATTTDAWLSVTPGSGAGAGTFTVAIVNPGDTIGASTSLSGAVTMTSPTASNSPLTIPVTLTVLRPGASAPPFGAFDTPGDGTTGMQGSFAVTGWALDDVAIDRVEIWRDLVLGEDPAHAYTTDPAHPANGKVFIASPLFVTYARPDVEGIYAGYPAANRAGWGYLLLSWGLEGQGNGPYTLYSYAFDVDGHWTSLGSKAIAVDNAHASKPFGSIDTPGYGETKSGVFVNFGWALTPVGDSSCRIDNGHVWATVDSLPAALVNYGDARSDIASSFPGFLNSTNASGSYYVDTTALTNGRHQIGWLVYDTCGRGDGIGSRFFNVLNGGARGSGSDPTVGAPLMAPDRETAVAAGRDESRPYAGTQTPEAAHWAAPAAAARPAASSSTVSVRHLGGDWEDLPADAEGGHLIDVTQGGRIEVQLPPAAGGAYTGHIVVNAERRPLPLGSSFDAMAGIFYWQPDSAFLGAFDLAFEAPGTNAVRVRVVVK is encoded by the coding sequence GTGCGTGTGATCCTGGCGGCGGTCTCGATCTTCTGGGCCACTGGCAGTGCAATTGCCGCGGGCGGCCAGCAGCCTTCTGCCGGTCAATCCGGCGACCAGGTCTGGCAGGCCGTCAGCGCGCAAGCACGCGCACTGGACGCCCGGCGACCGGATCTGGGTGGGCCGTACTCCCGCCTGCGATTCAACAAGACGGCCTTCGATGCCATTGCACGGCGGGCGCAGCGCCAGCGCGCGGCGCGCAACGCCGTCGCCGACGTCATCCTGACATTGCCCATGCCGGACGGCCGCTACGAGCGCTTCCGTGTGCAGGAGTCGCCCATCCTGGCGCCGGAATTGGCGGCGGCGTTTCCCGAATTCAAGACCTATCGCGGTCAGGGCCTCGATGATCCCGCTGCCACCACGCGGTTCGGGTGGACCGCCGCCGGTTTCCACGCCATCATCCTGTCGGCCGGCGGAACGGTGTACATCGATCCATGGGCGCGCGGCAATCTCGACGACTACGTGTCGTTTCGCAAAGCCGATGCCGTCCGGCAGGGTGCCAGACCCATCTGCATGGTCGGTGACGCCGGTCATACCGGGCAGAGCCGTGGGGTCGACACGTTTCCGATCACCAACGGCGACACGAAACGCACGTACGTGCTGGCGCTCGCGGCCACCGGCGAGTACACAGCGGCCGCCGGCGGGACCAAGGAACTGGCGCTCGCGCGGATGACTACGACCATCAACCGCGTCACCGGGATCTATGAACGGGATCTCTCCGTCACGCTGACGCTGAAGACCGGCACCACTATTGATCCCACGGCTTTGATCTACCTCAACGGCAGCACCGATCCGTACACGAACACCGACGCCGTGGCGATGATCGACGAGAATCAGAGCAACCTCGACGCCGTCGTTGGCACGGCCAGCTACGATGTCGGCCATGTCTTCTCCTCGGCTGGAGGAGGATTCGCCGACGTCGGCGTGATCTGTTCGGCGAGCTTCAAGGCCAAGGGCGCGACCGGCTTGTCGAACCCGACCGGCGACGCGTTTGACGTCGACTACGTCGCGCACGAACTCGGTCACCAGTTCGGCGGCGACCACACGTTCAACAGTACGTCGTCGGACTGCGGCGGTTCCGCCAGGTCGTCGACGCACGCGTACGAAGTGGGCAGCGGATCGACAATCATGGCCTACGCCGGCATCTGCTCGCCGGAGAATCTGCAGCCTAACTCGAACGATCAGTTTCACGTCGAGAGCCTGAACCAGATCACCGCCTACCTGACGTCGGGCGCCGGTGCCTCGTGCGGAACCACCTCGGCGACTGGCAACGCGCTGCCGGACGTGAGCGGCGGTTCCAATTACACGATCCCCAAGCAGACGCCATTCACCCTGACCGCCACGGGCAGCGACGCGGACACGGACCCCATCACGTATCAATGGGAGGAGTTCGATCTGGGCACCGCGTCATCCTCGGTGGCGACGGCAACGACCGATGATGGTTCGCGGCCGCTGTTCAGGTCGTACCTGCCGAGTTCGAGCCCGACGCGCACGTTTCCGAGCCTGGCGTACATCCTGAACAACGCCAACGTGCCGCCGGCGACGTACTTGTGCTCCAGCAACACGTGTCTGACCGGTGAGACGCTCGCGGTCACGAACCGCACGATGAACTTCCAGGTGACTGCGCGCGACAACCACTCCGGCGGTGGTGCCGTGGCGACGTCACGCGTGCAGGTCACCGTGACGACGGCGGCCGGGCCTTTTGCGGTGACCTCGCCCAACAGCAGTGTGGGTTGGACCAGCGGCGCACAGACGGTGACGTGGATCGTGGCGGGCACGAGCGCGTCGCCTGTCAGCGCCGCCGACGTGAAGATCTCGCTTTCGACCGATGGCGGAATCACATTCCCAACGGTGCTGACCTCGAGCACGCCGAACACCGGAAGCGCGGTGGTGGCGATCCCGGACGCCGCCACAACCACGGCTCGCATCAAGGTCGAGGCCGTCGGCAACATCTTCTTCGACATTTCAGATGCCGACTTCGCGATCGTGGGTCCGCCCGCGGCGCCGACATTAACGACGCAACCGTCAGATCAGTCGGTGGCCCCGGGTGGCGCGGCATCATTTACAGCGGCGGCCAGCGGCAACCCCGCGCCGACGGTTATGTGGCAGGTGAGCACCGACGGTGGCTCCACGTGGACCGATATCGCTGGCGCCGCGTCACCCACGTACGCATTCACGGCGTCGATCGCAGACAACGGCAAGCGTTACCAGGCGGTCTTCACCAACTCATCGGGTTCGGCCACCTCCAACTCCGCGGAGCTCACGGTGTATGGGCCCGCCACGGCGAGGCCGTCGTCGTTGAGCTTCGGGGCCGTCAAGGCCGTCGGATCGGCGACGCTGTCGTCGCAGACGCCGGCGCAGACGGTGGTGCTCACATTCAGCATCGCATCGAGTGTGTGGACCGCGACCACGACGGACGCCTGGCTGAGCGTCACTCCGGGATCGGGAGCCGGTGCCGGCACGTTCACCGTTGCGATTGTGAATCCGGGCGACACGATCGGTGCGAGCACCTCGCTCTCGGGCGCGGTGACGATGACGTCGCCGACCGCGTCCAACTCGCCGCTGACGATTCCGGTGACGCTGACCGTCTTGCGCCCAGGCGCGTCCGCGCCGCCGTTCGGCGCGTTCGACACGCCGGGGGACGGCACGACGGGGATGCAGGGGTCGTTTGCGGTGACGGGGTGGGCGCTGGATGATGTGGCCATTGACCGGGTGGAGATCTGGCGGGACCTGGTGCTGGGGGAAGATCCCGCTCATGCCTACACGACGGATCCGGCGCACCCCGCGAATGGCAAGGTATTCATCGCGAGTCCGCTGTTTGTAACATACGCGCGTCCAGACGTAGAGGGGATTTATGCAGGCTATCCGGCCGCGAACCGGGCGGGCTGGGGGTATCTGCTGCTGTCGTGGGGCCTGGAGGGGCAAGGGAACGGTCCGTACACGCTCTACTCTTACGCGTTTGACGTGGACGGGCACTGGACGAGCCTCGGGAGCAAGGCGATTGCGGTCGACAACGCGCATGCGTCCAAGCCGTTCGGGTCGATTGATACGCCGGGGTACGGGGAGACCAAGTCCGGGGTCTTCGTGAACTTCGGCTGGGCCTTGACGCCAGTCGGGGACTCTTCGTGCCGGATCGACAACGGCCATGTGTGGGCAACCGTCGACTCGCTCCCGGCCGCGCTCGTCAACTATGGCGACGCGCGCAGTGATATCGCCTCATCGTTCCCGGGCTTCTTGAACAGCACCAACGCGAGTGGCTCGTACTATGTGGATACGACGGCGCTCACCAATGGCCGGCACCAGATCGGCTGGCTGGTGTACGACACTTGCGGCCGAGGGGACGGGATTGGGAGCCGGTTCTTCAACGTGCTGAATGGCGGCGCGCGGGGTTCGGGATCTGATCCGACCGTAGGGGCGCCATTGATGGCGCCCGATCGAGAGACCGCCGTCGCGGCCGGGCGCGATGAATCGCGCCCCTACGCGGGAACGCAGACGCCTGAGGCTGCGCACTGGGCGGCGCCCGCGGCGGCGGCCCGTCCCGCGGCGTCCTCGAGCACTGTGTCGGTGCGTCATCTGGGCGGTGACTGGGAGGACCTGCCGGCAGATGCCGAAGGCGGCCATCTCATTGACGTGACGCAGGGCGGCCGGATTGAAGTGCAACTGCCGCCCGCGGCGGGTGGGGCCTACACGGGCCACATCGTGGTGAACGCCGAGCGCCGGCCACTGCCACTGGGATCCTCTTTCGACGCGATGGCCGGGATCTTCTATTGGCAGCCAGATTCGGCATTCCTCGGCGCATTCGACCTCGCGTTTGAGGCACCCGGAACGAACGCGGTGCGGGTGCGTGTGGTCGTGAAGTAA